CTCAATTGGGCCTGGGTCTTCATGGCAAGCAAGAAGCCGAAGAGAAAAAGGTGAGGGTTGAGGATGTTCCCCGTGCGATCCTCTTATCGCACGATCAGGCTAATGCCACCCATGATCAGGGCCGTCCCTATCCATTGGGTCGTCGAGAAGGGCTCGCCGAGAAAACGCACCGACAGCAGGGCAACCCAGATGTAACTTGTGGCCAGCACAGGATATAGGATGGAAAGGTACCCCTGCTTGAGGGCAACGACCAAGAGGACGAAACCCACGCCGTGCAACGCGAGTCCCACGATGAGGGACCAG
The window above is part of the Candidatus Methylomirabilota bacterium genome. Proteins encoded here:
- a CDS encoding EamA family transporter, whose product is MMTSFWDIFLVLITALLAAVGQLFFKWGAGSISSNLWDWVLNWSLIVGLALHGVGFVLLVVALKQGYLSILYPVLATSYIWVALLSVRFLGEPFSTTQWIGTALIMGGISLIVR